One window of Penaeus chinensis breed Huanghai No. 1 chromosome 3, ASM1920278v2, whole genome shotgun sequence genomic DNA carries:
- the LOC125040717 gene encoding proline-rich protein 36-like — protein MESTKFYDLWPPGSSSVRPGSPFRSAPWSSSVSPWSPSLKPWVLLRQRQVDSFLTLRQRLAPPQPPGSSPPWSSSVRPLGLPPSAPWSPPSAPSVNAMVLLRQPLVLPQRLVLPAGWSSPSGALGFPRSALSSSLFDPGSSVSPGPPRQLTWSSSVAPGSPPDQPPGPPPETEPGPPPVSPWSSSYITLTSFSHACAMIRHVANCVHIRNLPLTFHPRPSHPPNATFHTHSSRPHTTEDCLIDAPLLVRSELDPTPPAPPAPASHAMIVASILYRLLPLHAPNFLPASLSTAS, from the exons atggagagtaCTAAATTTTACGACTTGT GGCCCCCTGGTTCCTCCTCCGTCAGGCCTGGTTCTCCTTTCCGCTCAgcgccctggtcctcctccgtcagcccctGGTCCCCCTCCCTTAAACCCtgggtcctcctccgtcagcggcAGGTTGATTCCTTCTTAACCCTCCGTCAGCGCCTTGCTCCTCCTCAGCCCCCTGGTTCCTCTCC cccctggtcctcctccgtcaggcCCCTGGGCCTCCCTCCGTCAGCACCCTGGTCTCCTCCGTCAGCGCCCTCCGTCAACGCcatggtcctcctccgtcagcccctGGTCCTCCCTCAGCGCCTGGTCCTCCCCGCAGGCTGGTCCTCCCCGTCAGGGGCCTTGGGTTTTCCCCGCAGCGCcttgtcctcctccctc TTTGACCCTggctcctccgtctctcccggTCCTCCCCGTCAGCTtacctggtcctcctccgtcgcCCCTGGTTCTCCTCCGGATcagccccctggtcctcctccggaGACCGAGCCTGGACCTCCTCCCGTCagcccctggtcctcctcc TACATCACATTAACATCATTTTCACACGCATGCGCTATGATCCGACATGTTGCCAATTGTGTCCACATTCGCAATCTTCCACTTACATTCCACCCACGTCCCTCTCATCCACCTAACGCAACTTTCCACACGCATTCCTCTCGCCCTCACAC CACTGAGGACTGTCTCATCGATGCTCCGCTGCTCGTACGCTCAGAGCTCGACCCTACTCCCCCCGCCCCACCCGCACCCGCCTCGCACGCCATGATCGTAGCCAGTATATTGtaccgccttctccctctccatgctCCTAATTTTCTCCCTGCTTCCCTGTCTACTGCCTCTTGA